One stretch of Streptomyces peucetius DNA includes these proteins:
- a CDS encoding carbohydrate ABC transporter permease has protein sequence MSLMRQPIRVRRPGRLLAEAAALVIAVVVAFPLYWMVLSAFKPAGEIQSTEAKPWTLSPSLDSFRRVFQQEEFGTYFLNSLIVAGTVVVASALIAFLAATAVTRFRFKFRTTLLIMFLVAQMVPVEALTIPLFFLMRDFGQLNTLGSLILPHIAFSLPFAIWMLRGFVKAVPEALEEAAYIDGASRSRFLWQILFPLVFPGLVATSVFSFISTWNDFLFAKSFIISDTSQSTLPMALLVFFKPDENDWGGIMAASTVMTVPVLVFFVLVQRRLVSGLGGAVKD, from the coding sequence ATGAGCCTGATGCGCCAACCGATACGGGTGCGGCGGCCCGGGCGGCTGCTGGCGGAGGCAGCGGCGCTGGTCATCGCGGTCGTCGTCGCCTTCCCGCTGTACTGGATGGTGCTCTCCGCCTTCAAACCGGCCGGAGAGATCCAGTCGACGGAAGCGAAGCCGTGGACTCTTTCCCCGTCGCTCGACTCGTTCCGCCGGGTCTTCCAGCAGGAGGAATTCGGAACCTATTTCCTCAACAGCCTGATCGTCGCCGGTACGGTCGTCGTCGCCTCGGCGCTGATCGCCTTCCTCGCCGCCACCGCCGTCACCCGGTTCCGCTTCAAGTTCCGCACGACGCTGCTCATCATGTTCCTCGTGGCGCAGATGGTCCCGGTCGAGGCGCTGACCATTCCGCTGTTCTTCCTGATGCGCGACTTCGGACAGCTGAACACCCTCGGTTCACTCATCCTGCCGCACATCGCCTTCTCGCTGCCGTTCGCGATCTGGATGCTGCGCGGCTTCGTCAAGGCCGTACCGGAAGCGCTGGAGGAGGCGGCGTACATCGACGGCGCGAGCCGCAGCCGCTTCCTGTGGCAGATCCTCTTCCCGCTGGTCTTCCCCGGGCTGGTCGCGACCAGCGTGTTCTCCTTCATCTCCACCTGGAACGACTTCCTGTTCGCCAAGTCGTTCATCATCAGCGACACCTCGCAGTCGACACTGCCGATGGCGCTGCTGGTCTTCTTCAAACCGGACGAGAACGACTGGGGCGGGATCATGGCGGCGTCGACCGTGATGACCGTGCCGGTGCTCGTCTTCTTCGTCCTCGTACAGCGGCGCCTGGTCTCCGGACTCGGCGGCGCCGTGAAGGACTGA
- a CDS encoding DUF3039 domain-containing protein has protein sequence MSTLEPERGTGTGTLVEPTPQVSHGDGDHERYAHYVQKDKIMASALDGTPVVALCGKVWVPGRDPKKYPVCPMCKEIYESMGAGGDKDKDKGKSGKDKK, from the coding sequence ATGAGCACTCTTGAGCCCGAGCGCGGGACAGGCACGGGAACCCTCGTGGAGCCGACACCGCAGGTGTCGCACGGCGACGGCGACCACGAGCGCTACGCCCATTACGTCCAGAAGGACAAGATCATGGCGAGCGCCCTCGACGGCACTCCCGTGGTGGCACTGTGCGGAAAGGTCTGGGTGCCGGGGCGTGACCCCAAGAAGTACCCGGTCTGCCCCATGTGCAAGGAGATCTACGAGTCCATGGGCGCCGGCGGCGACAAGGACAAGGACAAGGGCAAGAGCGGCAAGGACAAGAAGTAG
- a CDS encoding YqgE/AlgH family protein has protein sequence MTEVSSLTGRLLVAAPALADPNFDRAVVLLLDHDDEGSLGVILNRPTPVVVEDILESWGALAGEPGVVFQGGPVSLDAALGVAVIPGDEGPLGWRRVYGAIGLVDLEAPPELLGGALGSLRIFAGYAGWGPGQLEDELQDGAWYVVESEPGDVSSPRPESLWRSVLRRQRNELAMFATYPDDPSLN, from the coding sequence ATGACCGAGGTGTCCTCGCTCACAGGCCGGCTGCTCGTCGCCGCACCCGCCCTGGCGGACCCGAACTTCGACCGGGCGGTGGTGCTGCTGCTCGATCACGACGACGAGGGCTCCCTCGGTGTGATCCTCAACAGACCCACCCCGGTGGTCGTCGAGGACATTCTCGAGTCGTGGGGCGCGCTGGCCGGTGAGCCGGGCGTCGTCTTCCAGGGCGGCCCCGTCTCCCTCGACGCGGCTCTCGGTGTCGCCGTGATACCCGGCGACGAGGGCCCGCTCGGCTGGCGGCGGGTGTACGGCGCGATCGGACTCGTCGATCTCGAGGCCCCGCCGGAACTGCTGGGCGGCGCCCTCGGCTCCCTTCGGATCTTCGCCGGCTACGCGGGCTGGGGTCCGGGGCAGCTGGAGGACGAGCTGCAGGACGGCGCCTGGTACGTCGTGGAGTCGGAGCCGGGGGACGTGTCGTCGCCCCGCCCGGAGAGCCTGTGGCGGTCGGTGCTGCGGCGTCAGCGCAACGAGCTGGCGATGTTCGCCACGTACCCGGACGACCCGAGCCTGAACTGA
- a CDS encoding carbohydrate ABC transporter permease, whose protein sequence is MAYRTAAPEPVAVPAGAASRPPRTPTRPAKPPRRRGAKAPWLYLAPALVILAGLLVYPIYQLGLISFLEYTQAQVSGGEPTTFQGLGNYRTLFADSQFWQVLLATLLFAAACVVTTLAVGCALAVLLTRVRALPRLALMLAALGAWATPAITGSTVWVFLFDPDYGPVNRILGLGDFSWTYGRLSAFALVLFEVVWCSFPFVMVTVYAGIRAIPGEVLEAASLDGASQWRIWRSVMAPMLRPILVVVTIQSIIWDFKVFTQIYVMTNGGGIAGQNLVLNVYAYQKAFASSQYSLGSAIGVVMLLILLAVTLVYLRLLRRQGEEI, encoded by the coding sequence ATGGCGTACAGGACAGCCGCACCCGAGCCGGTCGCGGTCCCCGCAGGGGCCGCGTCCCGCCCGCCGCGCACGCCCACCCGGCCTGCGAAGCCGCCGCGACGCCGAGGGGCCAAGGCCCCTTGGCTCTACCTCGCACCCGCGCTGGTAATACTCGCCGGACTGCTCGTCTACCCGATCTACCAGCTCGGCCTGATCTCCTTCCTCGAATACACCCAGGCCCAGGTCAGCGGCGGTGAACCGACCACCTTCCAGGGGCTCGGCAACTACCGGACGCTCTTCGCCGACAGCCAGTTCTGGCAGGTGCTCCTGGCGACCCTGCTCTTCGCGGCGGCATGCGTGGTCACCACCCTCGCCGTCGGCTGCGCACTGGCCGTCCTGCTGACCCGGGTACGCGCACTGCCGCGGCTCGCGCTGATGCTCGCCGCGCTCGGCGCCTGGGCGACGCCCGCGATCACCGGCTCCACCGTCTGGGTGTTCCTCTTCGACCCCGACTACGGCCCGGTCAACCGGATCCTGGGACTGGGCGACTTCTCCTGGACGTACGGGCGTCTCAGCGCCTTCGCGCTCGTCCTGTTCGAGGTCGTGTGGTGCTCGTTCCCGTTCGTCATGGTGACCGTGTACGCCGGGATCAGGGCGATCCCCGGGGAGGTGCTGGAGGCCGCCTCGCTGGACGGCGCCTCGCAGTGGCGGATCTGGCGCTCCGTCATGGCTCCGATGCTCCGGCCGATTCTCGTGGTCGTCACCATCCAGTCGATCATCTGGGACTTCAAGGTCTTCACCCAGATCTATGTGATGACGAACGGCGGAGGCATCGCCGGACAGAATCTCGTGCTCAATGTGTACGCCTATCAGAAGGCCTTCGCGTCCTCGCAGTACAGCCTGGGCTCCGCGATCGGCGTGGTCATGCTGCTGATTCTGCTGGCGGTCACCCTCGTGTATCTGCGCCTGCTGCGACGTCAGGGAGAAGAGATATGA
- a CDS encoding extracellular solute-binding protein, giving the protein MKLISRIAAPVAALALAGLTATACAPRTSDNSAQQDDKSGTLRVWLFQEVNNKPKEKVVDVAVAAFEKAHQGAEVEVEYIPVETRAQRIKAAFNDPSSAPDLVEYGNTDTAGYVRDGGLADITAEFGAWEEAADTDPTAEQSVTVDGKIYGAPLFVGVRALYYRTDVFEELGIEAPKTQDELIATAKKIHKAKPDLYGLAVGGAYTYGAMPFIWSHGGELAEESGGSYTSAIDSAAAQKGIKAYTSLFGDENCPAAKCASMGGNATVTAFASGKAAMAIGGDFSHQAVEAGTVKGKYAVVPLPGVKAGEIAPAFAGGNNLGVLRSSSHRTLAVDLMKRLAGKETQGKLFDAMGFLPTYTDVRTEAAKKQPFVKPFIETLGAGTKFVPASPAWGRIDASLVLPTMFQEIVSGKKDVAAAAGDAAKKMDAAFTDAG; this is encoded by the coding sequence ATGAAGCTCATCTCCCGAATCGCCGCCCCGGTCGCGGCACTCGCGCTGGCAGGTCTCACCGCCACCGCCTGCGCGCCCCGGACCTCCGACAACAGCGCACAGCAGGACGACAAGAGCGGAACGCTGCGGGTCTGGCTGTTCCAGGAGGTCAACAACAAGCCCAAGGAGAAGGTCGTCGACGTCGCGGTCGCCGCGTTCGAGAAGGCGCACCAGGGCGCCGAGGTCGAGGTCGAGTACATCCCGGTGGAGACCCGCGCCCAGCGGATCAAGGCGGCGTTCAACGACCCCTCGAGCGCCCCCGACCTGGTCGAGTACGGCAACACCGACACCGCCGGATACGTCAGGGACGGCGGACTCGCCGACATCACGGCCGAGTTCGGCGCCTGGGAGGAGGCCGCGGACACCGACCCGACCGCCGAGCAGTCCGTCACGGTCGACGGGAAGATCTACGGTGCCCCGCTCTTCGTCGGTGTACGGGCCCTCTACTACCGCACCGACGTCTTCGAGGAACTCGGTATCGAGGCCCCCAAGACCCAGGACGAGCTGATCGCGACCGCAAAGAAGATCCACAAGGCGAAGCCCGATCTCTACGGCCTCGCGGTCGGCGGCGCCTACACCTACGGCGCGATGCCCTTCATCTGGTCCCACGGCGGCGAGCTCGCCGAGGAGAGCGGCGGCTCCTACACGTCCGCCATCGACAGCGCCGCCGCTCAGAAGGGCATCAAGGCGTACACGTCCCTCTTCGGCGACGAAAACTGCCCCGCCGCCAAGTGCGCCTCCATGGGCGGCAACGCCACCGTCACCGCCTTCGCCTCCGGCAAGGCCGCCATGGCGATCGGCGGCGACTTCAGCCACCAGGCCGTCGAGGCCGGCACGGTCAAGGGCAAGTACGCCGTCGTACCGCTGCCGGGTGTGAAGGCCGGAGAGATCGCCCCCGCCTTCGCCGGCGGCAACAACCTCGGCGTGCTGAGGAGCAGTTCGCACCGCACTCTGGCGGTGGACCTGATGAAGCGGCTCGCCGGCAAGGAGACGCAGGGCAAGCTGTTCGACGCGATGGGCTTCCTGCCCACGTACACCGACGTGCGCACCGAGGCGGCGAAGAAGCAGCCGTTCGTGAAGCCTTTCATCGAGACGCTCGGCGCCGGCACCAAGTTCGTCCCCGCCTCGCCCGCGTGGGGCCGGATCGACGCGTCACTCGTCCTGCCGACCATGTTCCAGGAGATCGTCAGCGGCAAGAAGGACGTGGCCGCGGCCGCCGGTGACGCCGCGAAGAAGATGGACGCCGCGTTCACCGACGCGGGCTGA
- a CDS encoding beta-N-acetylhexosaminidase — translation MDVLPLPRSATTRSGDAFVLDESTVIDAGPGTEGAERRLRADLGAATGLPLPPGAGAGGGDGGGDARGAIRLRVDAADAGHLGPEGYKLHVDGEGVTIHGGGAAGVFWGVQTLRQLLGSDAYRKAPAAPGRRWEVPAIFIEDAPRFSWRGLMLDVARHFMPKDGVLRYLDLLAAHKLSVFHFHLTDDQGWRIEIRRHPELTRTGAWRARTKYGHRASPLWDDKPHGGHYTQDDIREIVAYAAERHITVVPEIDIPGHSQAAIAAYPELGNTDVIDTTSLTVWDNWGISPNVLAPTDNTLRFYEGVLEEVLELFPSAFVHIGGDECPKDQWKASPTAQARIKELGLADEDELQSWFIRHFDRWLTERGRRLIGWDEILEGGNRPEGVQEPGGDTTAWGLAPGAAVSSWRGYRGGIAAAEAGHDVVMCPEQQVYLDHRQAAGDDEPMPIGYVRTLEDVYRFEPVPPALTPQAAARVLGTQANVWTEVMQDSSRVDYQVFPRLAAFAEVAWSALPAPADRDFADFERRMAAHYARLDALGVHYRPPGGPLPWQQRPGVAGRPIDKTPPNV, via the coding sequence ATGGATGTCCTTCCCCTGCCGCGCAGCGCCACGACGCGCAGCGGCGACGCATTCGTCCTCGACGAGTCGACCGTCATCGACGCGGGCCCCGGCACCGAAGGCGCCGAGCGCCGGCTGCGCGCCGATCTGGGCGCCGCGACAGGGCTGCCGCTGCCGCCCGGTGCCGGTGCCGGCGGAGGTGACGGCGGAGGTGACGCCCGAGGGGCGATCCGGCTGCGCGTCGATGCCGCGGACGCCGGGCATCTCGGCCCCGAGGGCTACAAGCTGCATGTGGACGGCGAGGGTGTAACGATCCACGGCGGTGGCGCCGCCGGAGTCTTCTGGGGTGTGCAGACGCTCCGTCAGCTCCTGGGCTCCGACGCGTACCGCAAGGCGCCCGCGGCGCCCGGCAGGCGCTGGGAGGTGCCCGCCATCTTCATCGAGGACGCACCCCGGTTCTCCTGGCGCGGTCTCATGCTCGACGTCGCACGGCACTTCATGCCCAAGGACGGTGTCCTGCGCTACCTCGACCTGCTCGCCGCCCACAAGCTCAGCGTCTTCCACTTCCACCTCACCGACGACCAGGGCTGGCGCATCGAGATCAGGCGTCACCCGGAGCTGACCCGGACCGGCGCGTGGCGGGCACGGACCAAGTACGGGCACCGGGCCTCACCGCTGTGGGACGACAAACCCCACGGCGGCCACTACACGCAGGACGACATCCGCGAGATCGTCGCCTACGCCGCCGAGCGGCACATCACCGTCGTCCCCGAGATCGACATCCCCGGGCACTCGCAGGCGGCGATCGCCGCATATCCGGAACTGGGCAACACCGACGTCATCGACACGACCTCCCTGACCGTCTGGGACAACTGGGGCATCAGTCCCAACGTACTGGCACCCACCGACAACACCCTCCGCTTCTACGAGGGCGTCCTCGAAGAGGTCCTGGAACTCTTCCCGTCGGCGTTCGTCCACATCGGCGGCGACGAGTGCCCCAAGGACCAGTGGAAGGCATCGCCCACCGCCCAGGCCCGCATCAAGGAGCTGGGCCTGGCCGACGAGGACGAACTGCAGTCGTGGTTCATCCGTCACTTCGACCGCTGGCTCACGGAGCGCGGCCGCCGGCTCATCGGCTGGGACGAGATCCTCGAAGGCGGGAACCGGCCCGAGGGAGTACAGGAACCCGGAGGCGATACGACGGCATGGGGCCTCGCACCCGGCGCCGCCGTCTCCTCCTGGCGCGGGTACCGGGGCGGCATCGCCGCCGCGGAAGCCGGACACGACGTCGTCATGTGCCCCGAGCAGCAGGTCTATCTGGACCACCGGCAGGCCGCCGGCGACGACGAACCGATGCCCATCGGCTACGTGCGCACCCTCGAGGACGTCTACCGCTTCGAGCCCGTGCCGCCCGCGCTCACACCGCAGGCCGCCGCCCGTGTGCTGGGCACCCAGGCCAATGTGTGGACCGAGGTGATGCAGGACAGCTCCCGCGTCGACTACCAGGTCTTCCCGCGCCTCGCCGCCTTCGCCGAGGTCGCCTGGTCCGCGCTGCCCGCGCCCGCCGACCGCGACTTCGCGGACTTCGAGCGCCGAATGGCCGCCCACTACGCGCGCCTCGACGCGCTCGGCGTCCACTACCGGCCGCCCGGGGGCCCGTTGCCCTGGCAGCAGCGCCCCGGTGTCGCCGGACGCCCGATCGACAAAACGCCCCCGAACGTGTGA
- a CDS encoding NAD-dependent malic enzyme, with protein sequence MATAPSVSYSMTVRLEVPASGTAVSQLTTAVESHGGSVTGLDVTASGHEKLRIDVTIAASSTAHADEIVEGLRNIEGVILGKVSDRTFLMHLGGKIEMASKHPIRNRDDLSMIYTPGVARVCMAIAENPDDARRLTIKRNSVAVVTDGSAVLGLGNIGPKAALPVMEGKAALFKRFAGIDAWPLCLDTQDTDAIVEIVKAIAPGFAGINLEDISAPRCFEIEARLREALDIPVFHDDQHGTAIVVLASLTNALRVVGKSISDVRVVMSGAGAAGTAILKLLIAAGVKHAVVADIHGVVHAGREDLVAATPDSPLRWIADNTNPEGVTGTLKEAVAGSDVFIGVSAPNVLGAEDVAAMADGAIVFALANPDPEVDPAIARQTAAVVATGRSDFPNQINNVLVFPGVFRGLLDAQSRTVNTEMMLAAAAALADVVTEDELNPNYIIPSVFNDKVAGAVAGAVRDAAKAVGAAVTGPTSH encoded by the coding sequence ATGGCAACGGCGCCCAGCGTCTCGTATTCGATGACGGTCCGGCTGGAGGTGCCCGCGAGCGGAACCGCGGTCTCCCAGCTGACCACGGCCGTGGAGTCCCACGGCGGCTCCGTGACCGGCCTGGACGTGACCGCCTCCGGCCACGAGAAGCTGCGGATCGACGTCACCATCGCGGCCAGCTCCACGGCCCACGCGGACGAGATCGTCGAAGGTCTGCGGAACATCGAGGGCGTCATCCTCGGCAAGGTCTCCGACCGTACGTTCCTGATGCACCTCGGCGGCAAGATCGAGATGGCGTCCAAGCACCCCATCCGCAACCGTGACGACCTGTCGATGATCTACACCCCCGGTGTGGCGCGGGTCTGCATGGCGATCGCGGAGAACCCCGACGACGCCCGCCGGCTGACCATCAAGCGGAACTCCGTCGCAGTGGTGACCGACGGCTCCGCCGTCCTCGGTCTCGGCAACATCGGCCCCAAGGCCGCACTGCCGGTCATGGAGGGCAAGGCGGCCCTCTTCAAGCGCTTCGCCGGCATCGACGCCTGGCCGCTCTGCCTCGACACCCAGGACACCGACGCCATCGTCGAGATCGTCAAGGCGATCGCGCCCGGTTTCGCCGGCATCAACCTCGAGGACATCTCGGCGCCCCGCTGCTTCGAGATCGAGGCCCGGCTGCGTGAGGCCCTCGACATCCCCGTCTTCCACGACGACCAGCACGGCACCGCCATCGTCGTCCTCGCCTCGCTGACCAACGCCCTGCGCGTGGTGGGCAAGAGCATCAGCGACGTACGGGTCGTCATGTCCGGCGCCGGCGCCGCCGGTACGGCCATCCTCAAGCTCCTCATCGCGGCGGGCGTCAAGCACGCCGTCGTCGCCGACATCCACGGCGTCGTGCACGCCGGCCGCGAGGACCTGGTGGCCGCCACCCCGGACTCGCCGCTGCGCTGGATCGCCGACAACACCAACCCCGAGGGCGTCACCGGCACGCTGAAGGAAGCGGTTGCCGGGTCGGACGTCTTCATCGGCGTCTCCGCGCCGAACGTCCTCGGCGCGGAGGATGTCGCGGCCATGGCCGATGGGGCGATCGTGTTCGCGCTCGCGAACCCCGACCCGGAGGTCGACCCGGCAATCGCCCGTCAGACGGCGGCAGTTGTGGCCACCGGCCGTTCGGACTTCCCGAACCAGATCAACAACGTGCTGGTCTTCCCGGGTGTCTTCCGCGGTCTGCTGGACGCCCAGTCCCGTACCGTCAACACGGAGATGATGCTCGCGGCCGCCGCCGCGCTCGCGGACGTCGTCACCGAGGACGAGCTCAACCCGAACTACATCATCCCGTCCGTCTTCAACGACAAGGTCGCCGGAGCCGTCGCGGGAGCGGTACGGGACGCGGCGAAGGCCGTCGGCGCCGCTGTGACGGGTCCCACGTCCCACTGA
- the murA gene encoding UDP-N-acetylglucosamine 1-carboxyvinyltransferase, translating into MTGTDDVLLVHGGTPLEGEIRVRGAKNLVPKAMVAALLGSEPSRLRNVPDIRDVRVVRGLLQLHGVTVRPGEEPGELVLDPTYVESANVADIDAHAGSSRIPILFCGPLLHRLGHAFIPGLGGCDIGGRPIDFHFDVLRQFGATIEKRADGQYLEAPQRLRGTKIRLPYPSVGSTEQVLLTAVLAEGVTELTNAAVEPEIEDLICVLQKMGAIISVDTDRTIRITGVDKLGGYAHRALPDRLEAASWASAALATEGNIYVRGAQQRSMMTFLNTYRKVGGAFEIDDEGIRFWHPGGRLKSIALETDVHPGFQTDWQQPLVVALTQATGLSIVHETVYESRLGFTSALNQMGAHIQLYRECLGGSHCRFGQRNFLHSAVVSGPTKLQGADLVIPDLRGGFSYLIAALAAQGTSRVHGIDLINRGYENFMEKLEKLGAKVELPGGPIV; encoded by the coding sequence ATGACCGGCACAGACGATGTACTGCTTGTCCACGGCGGCACCCCGCTCGAGGGCGAGATCCGCGTCCGCGGCGCGAAGAACCTCGTGCCCAAGGCCATGGTCGCCGCCCTGCTGGGCAGCGAACCGAGCCGGCTGCGCAATGTGCCGGACATCCGTGACGTGAGAGTCGTACGCGGACTGCTGCAGCTGCACGGTGTGACGGTCCGCCCCGGCGAGGAGCCCGGCGAGCTGGTCCTCGACCCGACGTACGTCGAGAGCGCGAACGTCGCCGACATCGATGCCCACGCGGGTTCGTCGCGCATCCCGATCCTCTTCTGCGGGCCCCTGCTGCACCGCCTCGGCCACGCGTTCATCCCCGGGCTCGGCGGATGCGACATCGGCGGCCGGCCCATCGACTTCCACTTCGACGTGCTGCGACAGTTCGGCGCGACGATCGAGAAGCGCGCGGACGGGCAGTACCTGGAGGCCCCGCAGCGGCTGCGCGGCACCAAGATCCGTCTGCCGTACCCGTCGGTCGGCTCGACCGAGCAGGTGCTGCTGACGGCGGTGCTCGCGGAAGGCGTCACCGAGCTGACGAACGCGGCGGTCGAGCCGGAGATCGAGGACCTCATCTGCGTGCTGCAGAAGATGGGCGCGATCATCTCCGTGGACACCGACCGGACGATCCGGATCACCGGTGTCGACAAGCTCGGCGGTTACGCCCACCGGGCCCTCCCGGACCGCCTGGAGGCGGCGTCCTGGGCGTCCGCGGCGCTGGCCACCGAGGGCAACATCTACGTACGCGGCGCCCAGCAGCGCTCGATGATGACGTTCCTCAACACGTACCGGAAGGTCGGTGGCGCGTTCGAGATCGACGACGAGGGCATACGCTTCTGGCACCCCGGCGGGCGGCTCAAGTCCATCGCGCTGGAGACGGACGTGCACCCCGGCTTCCAGACGGACTGGCAGCAGCCGCTGGTGGTGGCCCTGACGCAGGCCACGGGGCTGTCCATCGTGCACGAGACGGTGTACGAGTCGCGGCTGGGATTCACGTCGGCGCTGAACCAGATGGGTGCGCACATCCAGCTGTACCGCGAGTGCCTGGGCGGCTCCCACTGCCGCTTCGGCCAGCGCAACTTCCTGCACTCCGCGGTCGTGTCCGGCCCGACGAAGCTCCAGGGCGCGGACCTGGTCATCCCCGACCTGCGCGGCGGCTTCTCGTACCTGATCGCGGCGCTGGCGGCGCAGGGGACGAGCCGGGTGCACGGGATCGACCTGATCAACCGGGGGTACGAGAACTTCATGGAGAAGCTGGAGAAGCTCGGCGCGAAGGTCGAGCTGCCGGGCGGACCGATCGTCTGA
- a CDS encoding HU family DNA-binding protein: MNRSELVAALADRAEVTRKDADAVLAALAETVGEVVAKGDEKVTIPGFLTFERTHRAARTARNPQTGDPIQIPAGYSVKVSAGSKLKEAAKGK, from the coding sequence ATGAACCGCAGTGAGCTGGTGGCCGCGCTGGCCGACCGCGCCGAGGTGACCCGCAAGGACGCCGACGCCGTTCTGGCCGCTCTCGCCGAGACCGTCGGCGAGGTCGTCGCCAAGGGCGACGAGAAGGTCACCATCCCCGGCTTCCTGACCTTCGAGCGCACCCACCGTGCCGCTCGCACCGCGCGCAACCCGCAGACCGGCGACCCGATCCAGATCCCGGCCGGCTACAGCGTGAAGGTCTCCGCGGGCTCGAAGCTCAAGGAAGCCGCCAAGGGCAAGTAA